DNA sequence from the Parambassis ranga chromosome 1, fParRan2.1, whole genome shotgun sequence genome:
gtgtcgcTGTATGCAGTCGAGCCACAGTCTGAGGAAGTAGCCGAGTGGTAGTCTGACGTGTACAGGTCTAAGGAGTCATCCTGGTCTCCCTGTACACCTGGTCCCCCTATTTCTCTCGATCTGTGAGAGGGGAGAAGATCATTATTACCTCATTTTGACAacctgtgtgtattcacagaaAGCATATTGGAGGTGACTGACTCATAATTCTTGGCTAGACAGAGAAATGCCTCCCGTTTACtgaaatgtctctgtgtgtgtggttcattcTTACAGCTGTGGCAAGCTGTAGTAGACCCAGGCCTGCTGAGTCTGAGGTGGCGGTGCCAGCGGGGCGCACACTGAGGGGAGGAACACCGGGACACCTTGGTTGTATTGGGGCCAAACTGGTGCTGAGGGGTAGAAGTACTGGGGGCTGGTGGGGAgctgagcagagacacagagtgggAGGAGAACCAGAGGTTAGCAGGATGGTAAGGATTTTAAAACATGGCTGCTATAAGAGGAAGCCGATGGCgctttgttttctaaaaacattcaaaactaaAACAGTTGGCTCAGCTGATAACCATGAAGTAGTTTATCACAACTATTTTTGGAAAAGATCATATTTTATAAACCGACAAATCCAGGCAAAACAAGCAGATTCTACATGTTCTATACTTTActaccacaagagggcgctagCTACATAAAAACTTTCACTCTCCTTCCAAACTACTACATTGTCCCCTGTGATGTCATGCTGTGTTTCCtagtttttaatatatatatatatatatatatatatatatatatatatatatatatatacaaacacatacactatGCTATATTTTTCATCTTCCAAGGCAGAAATATCTCCAGCTGTTTCTATGTGGCCATAAGTGTGGTTGTGGTTGGCACTGCAGGTTACTACACATTTATGCCCTAGTGAGCATTTGTGGCTGCTGAAGGTGTAGATGAGACTGCCTCATctgctcacctgctctgtgttgctgtatgcAGTCGAGCCACAGTCTGAGGAAGTAGCCGACTGGTAGTCTGATGTGCACAGGTTTAAGGAGTCATCCTGGTCTCCCTgtacaccttcctcctcctcctcttcttcctcatcaaaaCATGCTACTGTGAATGGTCTGCCATTTTCTCTCGATCTGTGAGAGGGGAGAAGATCATTATTACCTCATTTTGAcaacctgtgtgttttcacagaaagCATGTTGGAGGTGACTGACTCTTTTTGGCTAGACAGAGAAATGCCTCCCGTTTActgaaagtctgtgtgtgtgtggttcattcTTTGCCCCAACAGCTCAGCCAATGACTCACCTTGCACAGACCTCCAGGGGGTCGATCCAGATCGTGACCTCAGCCGGAAGTCCCAGGTCTCTGGGTGTGAGCTTACTCTCCTCGCATGCCTTTAGGACAGCTTCGTCAGTGAGCACTCCATTATTAATCCGGATGCATCTGCGGatgttaaaatgttattgtGTTCTCTAATGTCATtcagtttaatgtttacattacactgtgttcatcatttGCTGGTTTTTACCTATAAGCCTGGCCTTTGCTGGGACAGTCGGGGTACCAGTGGTTGTGGTATTTTTTACATAAAAGCTTCTGTAGCTTTTCTGCAAACAATTCTGCTTTGACTTTGTCGAGCTTGCCATGTATCATAGCCAGGCGCTTGAGGAAGTCGACTCCAGCTTCAACTTCTCGCTTCATGATGTCTGCAAAAACAGAACATACAAAAAACATCACTTGAAGTTGCTAACAAATTTATCTCAAAGTTTAAGAGTGGGTGTGCAGGAGCAGAAACTCTCATGGTAGCAATAAAAACACCACTTCCCTGAGCACTCACTGTGCAGAACAGACAACTCAGACGGACATTTCAGCTGACAACCAACATTATCGAACAAAGAAGGTCATTTTAAGGTTTATATATGAAATGTTAAGATTAGGTTTGAGTTAAAGGGACAGAATATAAATAATAGGGGAAAACAAAGACCAAAACATAAGCCTGAAAATAACaatgtgaaaaaacaacaacaaaacaaacaataaacacacatctaAATTAAAGTGTTACTCACAGTAAAGACAGAGATGTCCTGTGTGTGAAACAGCAGTCGTTCTCGTCCCTTGCGGTCTTGTCTCTCGTCCGTGCGCTACGCTGTGCTCCTGGAAGTTATTGTACTTCAAACACGTGTTGCTTCTTTGTTCACTGCTCTGCTCAGTGTTGCTGCAAAACATAACATGTAACATTACCATCAGCTTGACTCTCCtgtttatcttatttttaatattctgtttttggtgtttgtaGACCGGAGTGTCCATTGATCTTTGCAGCTATTTTTGTTCCAATTGCCTGTTTAGAAGATTTATTGTAATGATTGATGGAAGTTAATTCCAgcaaacattattataataattaaaattaaaagtttTTTGCCCATAAACATGTGTAGTGAAAGAATATAGCAATGCAACAATATACAATACTAATTAAGGGCAAGTCAAAACACATGGAGTACACAAGGACTAGCTATAcctgtgtactaacctcactaaaatcaaggcactgcaaatgcacaacctaatattaatgtttcaaagcataaagcaattgaaaatatttgtttagcacattcaaacaatgcacaatataaaataaaataacttagcttgaccccactcatgtgtacattatgtgtacatcttatttaaataggcccagtgcataaataaacatttcattCCAAGCGGTTCTACGCATCCACGCGGCCTGGATCATTTCATAACGTTCATTATCATAACGCGGATCAATACCGTCGCGATCAAGTGCAGATCTCAGTGAAACGCGTGCTGACGAGTGTACTTTTtacttttcaatgtttttactcCGCGGTCCGTCTCAACCTAtttgcttagaagacgctttagtgctgcgGATGCATTTTCGGCCGAAAagtttcggtgcatccctaaaaTAAAGAGCTGATgaaaatcctgtttaagacaggaagtgtttttacatttgttcaTTACAGCAAGTCACACCGTAACTACACACATTGTGACTAAGGAACAGCTCCCCCTGTCAGCAAAGTAAATGTCCTCAGTAACATCAAGTTTCAGCAAGAACGAAAAGTGGTCTTACCTctctgaaggctgcagctgcaatGAGCTTTAGAAACTCTCAGctgctctatatatatatatatatatatatatgtgcccGTGTGACACATCAAAGCGCGTTGCTATGACACATCATAGCAACGCGCTTTGATGTGCAACAGTTAGCTATTATTTTTCAAttcaaaaatcaatatttatcTACAAACCAATCAGCTTGATGATATTCTTTGTGTCAACACCGTTAAGTCAGAAACAGCTAATATGTGCTCCGAGTATAACATCTGACATATCATGTTGCACAtctaaaatcattattttacaacaatgacaacatgcaCGGCTGCTAAAtgtgccacaaacacacagagcatgttCCTCAATGTAAAGAGGGAGGAGTCATTTTCCACGTTTAAACTGCTCATAagatcaacagcagcaggtaacaCACATTAAATCATGTTTACTGCACAATAAACGTCGAGGGTCACACATCTAAAAGACTGTGCGTGTCCCTCTTTCTGAAAGATTCCCCTCAAGTGGcagtaaaaactacaaaaaatacaaactacAAAACTAGATCAGAAAAAACTACAACAACAGCCATGAAAACTACAGAcagtaaaaactacaaaagctgctcatgttacacacacacgtgacacACAGGTAACAACTAAAGAAGAGCTGATgaaaatcctgtttaagacaggaagtgtttttacatttgttcaTTACAGCAAGTCACACCGTAACTACACACATTGTGACTAAGGAACAGCTCCCCCTGTCAGCAAAGTAAATGTCCTCAGTAACATCAAGTTTCAGCAAGAACGAAAAGTGGTCTTACCTctctgaaggctgcagctgcaatGAGCTTTAGGAACTCTCAGctgctctatatatatatatatatatgtgcccGTGTGACACATCAAAGCGCGTTGCTTTGATGTGTCATTATAGACCACCAACATTACAATGCTGTTATTTTCACTAAttccattgttttatttgacaaTTTAGGAGAAATAACTAACTTAACACGAGGAACGAGGGACGTGTCCTTATTGCAGCAACAGTTGTTTGAATCATTTACAAGCAAACAGCCAGACAGTGACAGCGGCTGCTTAAAGAACTGGGCCCTTCGATTTTGGCTACGTTCGGACCCCTAGGGCCCAAATgtgtacctctcttaaaagtgctataataaatatttttttttacattttttttcatttcttttcagcaatgtcagacctatccatagatatacaattttctatatttttgtatgtttttgtgttatttttgtcataaaaaacatataattcagtaaaacagtaaaactgaaaatatgcaaGATTTTTAAACTGATATGAGGAATTTACAGCCTTGACTAAGTCaataattgataaaaaaaaattgattttgatgcattattattattgcagtaatAAGCCATTATTCAAAAAACTCACACGgacccctagggcccaaacgtgtacctctcttaaaagtgctataacaatgccatatatacatatttgtttttctttttttttcatttcttttcagcaatgtcagacctatccatagatatacaattttctatatgttttatgtttttgtgttatttttgtcatacaAATATGTAATTCATAAACAGAACAACTGAAAATATGCAAGATTTTAAAAAACTGAGGTGCCAGGTAAGTCACTTGATATGAGGAATTTACAGCCTTGACTAAGTCaataattgataaaaaaaaattgattttgatgcattattattattgcagtaataagccattattcaaaaaactcacactcggacccctagggcccaaacgtgtacctcacattaaaagtgctataacaatgccatatataaatatttttttttattttttttttatttctttttagcaatgtcagacctatccatagatataaagttttttatgtatatgtaGGGGGGGGtttggagcctatcccagctaactttaTCTGGtgaccctgcacaggtcaccagtccatcgcagggcaccagtccatcacagggcaacacagacaaacaaccattcacactcacactcatacctacaggcagtttagagtgaccaattaacctaacttgtctttagaatgtggaggaagcctgagtacccggagagaaccc
Encoded proteins:
- the LOC114434543 gene encoding protein BTG3-like, with product MKREVEAGVDFLKRLAMIHGKLDKVKAELFAEKLQKLLCKKYHNHWYPDCPSKGQAYRCIRINNGVLTDEAVLKACEESKLTPRDLGLPAEVTIWIDPLEVCARSRENGRPFTVACFDEEEEEEEEGVQGDQDDSLNLCTSDYQSATSSDCGSTAYSNTEQLPTSPQYFYPSAPVWPQYNQGVPVFLPSVCAPLAPPPQTQQAWVYYSLPQLSREIGGPGVQGDQDDSLDLYTSDYHSATSSDCGSTAYSDTEEEAKDGETEAEQEKEEAEGDFYLVPNELPTSLQYFFHSTPVWPQYNQGVPVFLPSVCAPLVPPPQTQQAWVYYSLPQPSPVRK